Proteins encoded within one genomic window of Phycisphaerae bacterium:
- a CDS encoding HAMP domain-containing histidine kinase produces MYRRFAVLAAIILAAVAGLSGLGYHAIDMRARGLEGERLGEFAAVAEQIRRDVKRKLDEFIRREQKRPYTDYRYYYVPENVATVQQEMPLLRSPLGERLEHGLAYGFFQIEPNGAVAGPYPPADPQQTIRDKRRTEIEALLANVGANLLPALGPESGQVQTVDQPPLPQPQAEPPRVNHDQQEQIQTPPPQPQKSAAKVNRVRQQKLEVGTLNERKPAQVYTQQRAIAESNVEPYQRTDVPSQHLAKELPLAQMRDSLSLHENQAGGPDVIPNQPADAAKPTDVVQVRVEPFVPILTSGGPTDSWLGGQVFLVRHVQIDSRHFVQGFLLNEAKLIEEVRESASRFVREGMRIDLATEPDPAAAYAAVLDFGFGELAVNLAESDPDRIARQIRQLRFWYLGIVAVAVAAVSLGLTGFWAGIRRQMDLSKKKDNFISAVSHELRTPLTSIRMYTEMLKKNWVRSQDKRDEYYRSMHQETERLSRLVENVLDFSRIQRGRKRYDFRLGDLNECVSRALEMMAPQVRQAGFVLRPDLTDMATVAFDHDAVTQVVVNLVDNALKYARDAHDKTITVRTRRTDGYVLIEVEDRGPGVPHHQRKKVFDEFYRCEDESRRETTGVGLGLALVKRLAEAHRGSVEILPAKPTGALIRVALAAG; encoded by the coding sequence ATGTACCGGCGGTTTGCGGTCTTGGCTGCGATCATCCTCGCCGCGGTGGCGGGCCTCAGCGGCCTCGGCTACCACGCCATCGACATGCGGGCCCGCGGTCTCGAAGGCGAGCGCCTCGGCGAGTTCGCCGCCGTCGCCGAACAGATCCGCCGCGACGTCAAGCGCAAGCTCGATGAGTTCATCCGCCGCGAGCAGAAACGCCCCTACACCGACTATCGCTACTACTACGTCCCCGAAAACGTCGCCACCGTCCAGCAGGAAATGCCGCTGCTGCGTTCGCCGCTGGGCGAGCGCCTCGAACACGGCCTGGCCTACGGATTCTTCCAGATCGAGCCGAACGGCGCCGTCGCCGGCCCTTATCCGCCCGCCGACCCGCAACAGACCATCAGGGACAAACGCCGCACCGAGATTGAGGCCCTGCTTGCCAACGTCGGGGCCAACCTCCTGCCCGCCCTCGGCCCCGAATCGGGCCAAGTCCAAACGGTGGACCAGCCACCGCTTCCACAACCCCAAGCCGAACCGCCGCGGGTGAATCATGACCAGCAAGAGCAGATCCAAACCCCGCCGCCGCAACCGCAAAAGTCAGCCGCCAAGGTCAACCGCGTAAGGCAGCAAAAACTTGAGGTCGGTACCCTCAACGAACGCAAACCCGCCCAGGTCTACACCCAACAGCGGGCCATCGCCGAAAGCAACGTCGAACCGTACCAACGAACAGACGTCCCATCACAGCATCTGGCAAAGGAACTACCGCTCGCCCAGATGCGGGACTCGCTTTCACTCCACGAAAACCAAGCCGGCGGTCCGGATGTGATCCCGAACCAGCCCGCTGACGCCGCCAAGCCGACCGACGTCGTCCAGGTGCGGGTCGAACCCTTCGTCCCGATCCTCACCTCCGGCGGCCCGACCGATAGCTGGCTCGGCGGACAGGTCTTCCTCGTCCGCCACGTCCAGATCGACTCGCGACACTTCGTCCAGGGCTTCCTGCTCAACGAGGCCAAACTCATCGAGGAAGTTCGCGAATCCGCCTCGCGCTTCGTCCGCGAAGGCATGCGGATCGACCTGGCCACCGAACCGGACCCAGCCGCCGCCTACGCCGCCGTCCTCGACTTTGGCTTCGGCGAACTGGCCGTCAACCTCGCCGAAAGCGACCCGGATCGCATCGCCCGACAAATCCGCCAGCTCCGATTCTGGTACCTCGGCATCGTCGCCGTCGCCGTCGCCGCCGTCTCGCTGGGCCTGACCGGCTTCTGGGCCGGCATCCGCCGACAGATGGACCTCTCGAAGAAGAAAGACAATTTCATCTCAGCCGTCTCGCACGAACTGCGAACGCCGCTGACCTCCATCCGCATGTACACCGAAATGCTGAAAAAGAACTGGGTCCGCTCGCAGGACAAACGCGACGAATACTACCGCAGCATGCACCAGGAAACCGAACGCCTCAGCCGCCTCGTCGAAAACGTCCTCGACTTCTCCCGCATCCAGCGCGGCCGCAAACGCTACGACTTCCGCCTCGGCGACCTCAACGAGTGCGTCAGCCGCGCCCTCGAAATGATGGCCCCGCAGGTCCGACAGGCTGGCTTTGTCCTACGACCGGATCTGACGGACATGGCAACCGTGGCCTTCGACCACGACGCCGTCACGCAGGTCGTCGTCAACCTCGTCGACAACGCCCTCAAGTACGCCCGCGACGCCCATGACAAAACCATCACCGTCCGAACGCGGCGAACAGACGGCTACGTCCTGATCGAAGTCGAGGACCGCGGACCCGGCGTCCCGCATCACCAGCGAAAGAAGGTCTTCGACGAGTTCTACCGCTGCGAAGACGAATCCCGCCGCGAAACCACCGGCGTCGGCCTGGGCCTCGCCCTCGTCAAACGACTCGCCGAAGCCCACCGCGGCTCCGTCGAAATCCTCCCCGCAAAACCCACCGGCGCCCTCATCCGAGTCGCCCTCGCCGCCGGGTAG